A stretch of Brassica napus cultivar Da-Ae chromosome C6, Da-Ae, whole genome shotgun sequence DNA encodes these proteins:
- the LOC111204645 gene encoding agamous-like MADS-box protein AGL53 yields the protein MAERYSMLSEQERNKKSTNLSGFLNKKMMDDKKESLKKKDNKFSGKVSEFMDSLQSRFQTLQESLFLVDQQPKEASAVVSTDLSSNHPSTTTTSLSKMKVGTFGIICCYLLYVSLTKTHYWD from the exons ATGGCCGAGAGATACAGCATGTTAAGCGAACAAGAAAGGAACAAGAAAAGCACCAATCTCTCAGGGTTTCTAAACAAGAAGATGATGGACGACAAGAAGGAATCTCTCAAGAAAAAGGACAATAAATTCTCGGGAAAAGTGTCAGAGTTTATGGATTCTTTGCAGAGTCGGTTCCAGACATTACAAGAAAGTCTTTTTCTTGTTGATCAACAACCCAAGGAGGCTAGTGCTGTTGTTTCAACGGATCTATCTTCTAATCATCCGAGTACCACAACCACGTCCTTGA GCAAAATGAAAGTTGGGACATTTGGGATAATTTGCTGCTATCTCCTTTATGTATCTCTCACAAAGACACACTACTG GGACTAG
- the LOC111204045 gene encoding E3 ubiquitin ligase BIG BROTHER-related: MRASFYHEVFDDSQPEDAGTITVTATILGDDDDFDTSFTTSSLPIQDFFGFDDQNENYECQIIRELMCFLQEADIDADTIRDVFMNLVAYVLIVTCFSSSGYSPGCDLSVELDLSPYYLHDDDDDSQSQIEEAAQVSFHEITNNTRFRPASKLVVKSLIRKIYKKKKNSLEECTICLEEFKNGGTVVPLACGHEFDDECIVKWLETSHVCPLCRYEFPCEDQMN, from the coding sequence ATGAGAGCCAGTTTCTACCACGAAGTCTTTGATGATTCTCAACCGGAAGATGCTGGCACGATCACAGTCACTGCCACAATCCTTGGCGACGATGATGACTTTGACACGTCATTCACGACTAGCTCGCTTCCCATACAAGACTTCTTCGGTTTTGATGATCAGAACGAAAACTACGAGTGTCAAATCATACGAGAATTGATGTGTTTCCTGCAGGAAGCAGATATCGACGCGGACACTATTAGAGATGTGTTTATGAATCTAGTTGCCTACGTTCTTATTGTAACTTGTTTCAGTAGTAGTGGGTACTCTCCTGGATGTGATTTATCGGTTGAGTTGGATCTCTCTCCTTATTATCtccatgatgatgatgatgactccCAGTCACAGATTGAAGAAGCCGCTCAAGTCTCGTTCCATGAGATCACTAATAACACCCGGTTTAGACCCGCTAGCAAGCTCGTGGTCAAATCCCTAATCAGGAAAAtttacaagaagaagaagaatagctTGGAAGAGTGCACGATTTGTTTGGAAGAGTTTAAGAATGGAGGAACAGTTGTGCCTTTAGCTTGTGGACATGAGTTCGACGATGAGTGTATCGTGAAGTGGCTTGAGACCAGTCATGTTTGTCCATTGTGTCGTTACGAGTTTCCATGTGAAGATCAAATGAACTAA
- the LOC111204103 gene encoding uncharacterized protein LOC111204103 — protein MVAFRGETNSLCYSRLSLVIGLNCGQIMDVHHQAKGKGAHGKGTGKSTSSSASPSTWDVLFGREDKPTTSWIIDRLVKGNKYKDPLARLRLALLVLVEGILCPTCGTTNIRPEVVRMLDNLDEFLNYPWGRESFLLAVCSTKSRRPSHYVLQDTMAIQGFSHAMVLVTVAACPSILLKPGAVTLLDDESKSSEDIVNELLDRKFSVNVVSAKAVDQKGQAFVRSLIRSDEAGEELYRGLEDTEDEAVDHLVALARDDYPYEHNTWIGGVKADDVKVKKGHPLRTDEHEPEETDREYGQQGGGDDVVHSGEGRGQPSMRQGEAPIGGRPTSADVEDLVRQAAEAFEAQLLPMFEGYMVSMKDHISKELSKLMTEVASANSSIAAVETFVKTELATLRNSTTGVDMYGETCFECTQ, from the exons ATGGTGGCTTTTCGTGGGGAAACCAATTCGTTATGTTATTCAAGACTTTCACTCGTAATTGGGCTCAATTGTGGCCAAATAATGGACGTTCACCATCAGGCGAAGGGTAAAGGTGCGCATGGTAAGGGAACCGGAAAATCGACATCATCGAGCGCTTCTCCATCAACATGGGATGTTCTGTTTGGAAGGGAGGATAAGCCCACCACCAGCTGGATAATTGACCGCCTTGTGAAGGGAAATAAATATAAGGATCCGTTAGCTCGTCTCCGCTTGGCCTTGTTAGTGTTGGTTGAAGGTATTTTGTGCCCCACATGTGGCACAACGAACATCAGACCTGAGGTTGTGCGGATGCTAGATAATCTGGATGAGTTCCTAAACTATCCATGGGGGCGTGAGTCATTTCTCCTTGCGGTGTGCAGTACAAAATCTCGTCGTCCCAGTCATTATGTGTTACAGGACACAATGGCCATCCAAGGATTCTCGCATGCCATGGTTCTTGTTACAGTTGCTGCTTGCCCCTCGATACTACTTAAGCCCGGAGCAGTTACCCTCCTGGATGATGAGTCTAAAAGCAGTGAAGATATTGTTAACGAGTTGCTTGATAGGAAGTTCAGCGTGAATGTCGTCTCAGCCAAAGCTGTCGACCAAAAGGGTCAG gCTTTTGTGCGATCTCTTATTAGATCAGATGAAGCTGGTGAGGAGTTATATCGTGGGTTGGAAGACACGGAAGACGAAGCTGTTGATCACCTGGTTGCACTAGCTCGTGATGACTACCCTTATGAACACAACACATGGATAGGTGGTGTGAAAGCAGATGATGTGAAGGTGAAGAAGGGCCACCCTCTCCGAACTGACGAACACGAACCTGAAGAAACTGATAGGGAATATGGGCAGCAAGGAGGTGGTGACGATGTCGTCCACTCTGGAGAAGGAAGAGGCCAACCAAGTATGAGGCAGGGTGAGGCGCCTATTGGTGGTCGGCCTACTTCCGCTGATGTTGAAGATTTGGTTAGACAAGCGGCTGAGGCGTTTGAAGCACAACTGTTACCTATGTTTGAGGGCTACATGGTCAGTATGAAAGACCACATTTCTAAAGAACTCAGCAAACTCATGACTGAAGTAGCTTCCGCCAATTCTTCTATTGCGGCGGTGGAAACTTTTGTTAAGACTGAGTTAGCCACTCTGCGCAATTCCACCACCGGAGTTGACATGTATGGGGAGACCTGTTTTGAATGTACACAGTGA